A DNA window from Trichosurus vulpecula isolate mTriVul1 chromosome 2, mTriVul1.pri, whole genome shotgun sequence contains the following coding sequences:
- the NAA50 gene encoding N-alpha-acetyltransferase 50 isoform X1 gives MKGSRIELGDVTPHNIKQLKRLNQVIFPVSYNDKFYKDVLEVGELAKLAYFNDIAVGAVCCRVDHSQNQKRLYIMTLGCLAPYRRLGIGTKMLNHVLNICEKDGTFDNIYLHVQISNESAIDFYRKFGFEIIETKKNYYKRIEPADAHVLQKNLKVPSLGQNADVQKTDN, from the exons TAGCCGGATCGAGCTGGGAGACGTGACACCACACAACATTAAGCAGTTGAAGAGGTTAAACCAGGTCATCTTTCCAGTCAGCTACAATGACAAGTTCTACAAGGATGTGCTGGAGGTTGGCGAACTAGCAAAACTTG CTTATTTCAATGATATTGCAGTGGGTGCAGTATGCTGTAGGGTGGATCATTCACAGAATCAGAAGAGACTTTACATCATGACACTAGGATGTCTGGCACCTTACCGAAGGCTAGGAATag GAACTAAAATGTTGAATCATGTCTTAAACATCTGTGAAAAAGATGGCACTTTTGACAACATCTATCT GCATGTCCAGATCAGCAATGAGTCAGCAATTGACTTCTACAGGAAATTTGGCTTTGAGATCATTGAGACGAAGAAAAACTATTACAAGAGGATAGAGCCGGCGGATGCTCATGTGCTACAGAAAAACCTCAAAGTTCCTTCTCTTGGCCAGAATGCAGATGTGCAAAAGACCGACAACTGA
- the NAA50 gene encoding N-alpha-acetyltransferase 50 isoform X2 yields MKGRIELGDVTPHNIKQLKRLNQVIFPVSYNDKFYKDVLEVGELAKLAYFNDIAVGAVCCRVDHSQNQKRLYIMTLGCLAPYRRLGIGTKMLNHVLNICEKDGTFDNIYLHVQISNESAIDFYRKFGFEIIETKKNYYKRIEPADAHVLQKNLKVPSLGQNADVQKTDN; encoded by the exons CCGGATCGAGCTGGGAGACGTGACACCACACAACATTAAGCAGTTGAAGAGGTTAAACCAGGTCATCTTTCCAGTCAGCTACAATGACAAGTTCTACAAGGATGTGCTGGAGGTTGGCGAACTAGCAAAACTTG CTTATTTCAATGATATTGCAGTGGGTGCAGTATGCTGTAGGGTGGATCATTCACAGAATCAGAAGAGACTTTACATCATGACACTAGGATGTCTGGCACCTTACCGAAGGCTAGGAATag GAACTAAAATGTTGAATCATGTCTTAAACATCTGTGAAAAAGATGGCACTTTTGACAACATCTATCT GCATGTCCAGATCAGCAATGAGTCAGCAATTGACTTCTACAGGAAATTTGGCTTTGAGATCATTGAGACGAAGAAAAACTATTACAAGAGGATAGAGCCGGCGGATGCTCATGTGCTACAGAAAAACCTCAAAGTTCCTTCTCTTGGCCAGAATGCAGATGTGCAAAAGACCGACAACTGA